TCCGCGGCCCGACGTCCCCGAGGGATTCGCCGTCGATTTTCAGAAGGTTTACGAATACCTGGCGCAGCTCTGCCGAGGCGCGAAGGGCCCCGCGCTCCCCCCGGGCGGTGagttggggtgtgtgtgtgtggaggggatCCCCGATGTTTGGTGACGAGGGAGGCGTTTGGGAAGGTTTTTTGGGGTGCTCCTGATGCCGCATGTTttgtgtcgtccccccccagAATCGGCGGTGGTGCTGGCCCTGCTGAGCTCCCTCCCGCCGGAGCTGAGCGCCCTCGATCGCGTCGCCCTCCGCAGCCATTTCCGCGGGGTCTACGGCGCCCTGACGGCCCCCCGCTTCCCGGAAACGGATCCCCCCAGTACCCCCTCGCAGCCCGGTACCCCAGAATCTGGTTGGAGGGGGATCGGTCTTTGTCCCCTCAACCTTTTCCTGGTGCCGTTGAGGCTCCTGGGGCGAGCGGAAGCCTCTGGGGGAACGGGAACCCCCAGTCCCCGGGGTGGGACCCCCCGTccccgggcggggggggagggtggggatTAAACATGTCGATTTTAGTCAAACTGGGAGTTTCTGGGGTTACtggtgtgtgtgttgggggggggggaatcatcGATTTGGGGGATGCGTTCCGGAGCCCCCCCACGCTGggaagctcctggcagggactGGGTTTGATTGGGTGGCATCGGGATGGACTGGGAAGGGACTGGGAGGGTCTGAGAGGCACTGGGTGGGACTGGGAAGggactgggaggcactgggtTTGATTGGGTGGCACTGGGATGGACTGGAGGGCACTGGGTTGGAATGGGAGGCACTGGGAAAggactgggaggcactgggtCGGACTGGGAAGGGACTGGGAGGCATTAAGAGAGAACTGGGAGGAAGTAGGAGACACTGGGAAGGGAATGAGAGGTACTGGGATggactgggaggcactgggtTCGACTAGGGAGGGACTGGGTTGGactgggaaggggctgggaggaACTGGGACACACTGGGAAGGGAATGACATggactgggaggcactgggaagGAACTGGGATGCACTGGGAAGGGAATGAGATGCACTGGGTTggactgggaggcactgggatggACTGGGAAGCATTAAGAGAGGACTGGGAGGAACTGGGACGCACTGGGAAGGGAATGAGATGCACTGGGAATGGTCTGGGAGACACTGGTTTGTACTGGGAGACACTGGTTCGTACTGGGAGGGCACACCCAGGCCAGCAAGAACCCCCTTTTCCTGGTAAAACCGGCCCGAACGACGCCGTGACCGGGGGGGGACCCACGGGACACGGACACGCAGGGAGCCCCCGGCACCGTCACCCCCTCCCCGGGGAACGGGGGGTGGGTTTGTTCCGCTTCCGGTTCACTTCCTGTTCCGGTTAGGCCAATTTCCGGGTTCGCTTAGTTGAATTTCCGCTTCCGGGTAGCTCAATTTCCGGTTCCGGATAGAGTAATTTCCGGTTCCCGATAGCGCAATTTCCGGTTCCGGTGAGCCTAGTTCCGCTTCCGGTACggatattcccccccccccgctattCAATCGTGACCCAAAGCGCCTCGACCCGCCGGCGCCCCACCCACGTGACGGCACCGAAAGGCCACGCCCCTTCGGGCGCTGTCATGTGACCAGCGCCGCCCGCCAGGCGGGACGCAGGTTCCGGGGGCgcgcgcggggggggggggggggggggggccctggaCACGCCCCTTCTTAAAGGGGCCGCGGCCggaaattggggggggggaattggggggggggatggggggtacagggggatggggggggctgagggggttggggggggctgggggggttgggggggcacaggggggctcagggtgctggggggcctcggggggtgctgggggattggggggggctgagggtgctgggggggggcccgggggagctgagggggttgggggggctcagggggggTTccgggggtgctgggggggctcggggggggctcagggtgctggggggggctcagggggggctgagggggttgggggggctcaggggggctgagggtgctggggggggcacgggggggctcAGGTGCCTGAGGGGCTcgtggggggggcagggggggttcaggggggtgctgggggattgagggtgctgaggggggcacggggggggggctgagggtgctgggggggggacacgggggggctcagggtgctggggggggcggggggggctcggggggtgctgggggggacacggggtgctgggggggctcagggtgctggggggacacgggggggctcggggggtgctgggggatcAGGGGGGCTCAGGGtgctgagggtgctgggggggggggctgtgggacagggcccagggcagtggggggggtgttgggggggggggggcaggtctGAGGCCGGCAGCTTTGGGGTGTGCAGAACTCGGGGTgcagagaaggggggggggtgtgctcAGCACCCCGGGGGCCCCCCCTaaacacacccccacaccccccccccccccagcccggccatGCTCTCCCAGATCTTCATCCTCTCCTCCAAGGGCGACCGCCTCATCCACAAGGACTGTATCCTGCACCCCCCAAACTTTGGGGattggggggggtgtccccaaaaacacacccccccacccaccccccccacaccccgaAATTTTCcttaacacccccccccacctcgcCAAGTCCGCGGGGAGACCCACGGCGCCGGCACGGACCTCGCCGACGTCTTCTACCGCCGCATCACCTCGCTGCTGGGGGACCAGGCGCCCGTCTTcatggttggggggggggggggggggcggggaagaaATTGGGGTCCCTGAGAAAGTTGGGGGGGTcccagcttcccccccccccccccccccaggcacacGAGGGCCGCCACTTCGTCCACGTGCGACACGCGGGGCTTTATTTCGTGGCAACCGCCACGCCGGACGCGTCGCCGTTCGCTTTGGTGGAGTTTCTGAACAGGTAgagggggttggggggggggggtgggggggtgacaccccggggtggggggcaccccaTCATTgtcaccccccccacacacgcGTGCACACGCTTGTCGATGGCCGCCGGCGCAGGCTGGTGACGCTGCTGCGGGATTTTTGCGGGCCGCTGAGCGAGAAGAACGTGGGGCTGAACTTCGGGCTGGTCTacgagctgctggaggagatggTGGTGGGGAcacggtggggggggggacatggggggacatgggggggacatggggacacggggggggacatggggggctggggacatgggggggacacggggggacatggggggacatggggacatgggggggacatggggggctggggacacggggggacatggggggacatggggacatgggggggacatgggggggacatggggacatgggggggacatggggggctggggacatgggggggacatggggatatgggggggacatggggggctggggacacggggggacacaggggggacatggggggctggggacatgggggggacatggggggctGGGGATATGGGGGGaacatggggacatgggggggacatggggggacatgagggggtggggatggggggggacgAGGGGGGACACACATGGGgggctggggacatgggggggtcaggatgggggacacggggggggacacacatgggggggatttgggggacacgtggggacacgggggggcacgtggggagggtggggacacggggggacacacatggaggggtggggatggggggggacacgacgGGAGGACTCAGGACgggggggggacatggggggggggctggggacacctTTAGAcgggtgacacccccccccccccgtgtcatgtgtcccccccccgtcccgtgtcccccccccccaggactaCGGCTACATCCAGACGACGGCGCCCGAGGTCCTGCGTAACCTGGTGCACTCCGAGCCCGTGGCCACCAAACCCTTCAGCCTCCTCGACCTGGGCTCCATCGGGCTGGTGAGGACACGggggacacccccacccccacccccccaaccccaaaacccacctatccccccccccccaaaatatgGGGGTgtccccatttccccccccccccccccccccaaaaaaaatctcGTTGCAGTTCGGCGCCGAGACGCAGCAGAGCCGAGTGGCCCCCAGCTCCGCGGCCAGCCGCCCTGTGCTGCCACCCCGGGGCGGGGAACAGGTaggggggaccccccccccccgcccccccctttaatatgtgtgtcccccccacattgtgtgtgtggggggtcCCCCAAATTttaacacccccccaccccctttgctttcctctgcccGCAGAGCGCCAGGAACGAGATCTTCGTCGACGTGGTGGAGAGGCTGACGGTGGTCATCGCCGCTAACGTGAGccccccgttccccccccccccagccccccaaaaatctccagccccccccaaaatcaacctacaccccccctcccccccccgcagggGACCCCCATGAAGGTGGACGTCCAGGGGGAAATCCGGCTCAAGTGCTACCTGCCCGGTTCCGTGGGTAAGGGGGGGTattggggtgctggggggggatattggggtgctggggggggatattggggtgctgggggggggaaattggggTGCTGGAGGGGTCAGGGACAaccaggcccccccccccccccccccagggtgacaccccctccccgTCCTGTGCGGTCCCCAGAGCTGCGCATCGGGCTGACGGAGGAATTCTGCGTGGGCAAGTCGGAGCTACGGGGTgagcacacacacccccccccccccccccccccccaaaataacccCCCAAATTTGccccaccccccaaaataaacacaccccccccccaaaataaccccccccccctttttttttttccttttacaccCCCCCAGGTTACGGCACGGCCGTCCGGGTGGACGAATGCGCCTTCCACAGCTCGGTCAAACTGGACGAATTCGAGAGCGGGCGGGTCCTGAAGGTCACCCCAAATCAGGGGGAGGTGAGAGACACCCcaaccccgggggggggggggctgctgtggggtgTCCCCCACCCTTCCTGACCCCCCCATTTTTCTCTggtccccccccaaaaagctgACGCTGATGCAGTACCAGCTGGCGGACGACATCCCGGCGCCGCTGCCCTTCCGCCTCTTCCCCAGCGTGGAGCAGGACCCCCCCGGgaggtggtggggggggggggcacccccaTTCTGATCATCCCTGGGGGGGGTACCCCCATTCTGATCAtcccttttgggggggggcacccccaTTCTGATCATCCCGGGGGGGGGTGTAACCCCATTTTGATCATCCTTTGGGGGGGGTACCCCCATTCTGATCattggggggggtgtgtgtcacCTCCATTTTGATcatccctggggggggggggggtaccccCATTCTGCTCAtccctgggggggggcacccccaTTCTGATcatccggggggggggggggcacccccaTTCTGATCATCCCTGGGGGGGGGTACCCCCATTCTGATCAtccctttggggggggggcacccccaTTTTGATCATCCCTGGGGGGGGGTACCCCCATTCTGATCAtcccttttggggggggggggtcacccccATTCTGATCATCCCTGGGAGGGTGCACCCCCAGTTTGATTTtccctgggggggggcaccccatTGTGATTAtccttgggggtggggggacacccccccatTCCGCTCATccctgttttggggggggggacacaacaCACGACACCCCCaattctgccccccccccaatccctgTTTTCCCGCAGGCTCCGCTTGTACCTGAAGCTCCGCTGCGACCTGCCCCCCAAAAGGtgcttcgggggggggggggggggggcaaggggggggggcacagagccctgacaccccccccaaaattcCACCACCCCAAAATTCCAGCCAAGCCCTCAACGTCCGCCTGCAGCTGCCCGTGCCCAAGGGGGTGAGCAGGTGGgtgccagctttttttttttggggggtgtctgggggtgggtggggtgtTGGGGTGAGTAGCACCCCTtaattgcccccccccccccccccccaaaacccccagcCTGGCGCAGGAGCTGAGCAGCCCGGAGCAGACGGCGGAATTGCAGCCCGGCACCAAATCCATCCGCTGGACCATCCCCCGCTGCCAGGGGGGGTCACAACTCTCCGCCCTCTTcaaggtttgggggggtcccctgggggtgtccccccagttttggggttttagCTTatgggggggggtccccattgtgtgtgtgtcccccccccttttaCAGCTGGAGGTACCGGGACTGAGCCGCGCTTCCCTGTTGGAGCTGGGGCCCGCGAACTTGACCTTCGAACTCCCGACGCGCACGTGTTCGGGTTTACACGTCCGATTCGTACGGTTGGCGGGATCgacccccggccccccgcaACGGTGGGTCCGCTACCTCACCCACAGCGATTCCTACGTCCTGCGACTCtgagcttccccccccccacaccccccaaaaaaacccccaacaaaccgggatcccccaaaccccccaatTTATCACCCCGCGATTTATTAACCCCTTGTGAGCCTCAGTTTACCGGTGCTGAGCAATGGCCGCATTCCCGCGGGAATCAggccccgcctccccccccaaatcaaGTTTGGTTTCGTGGTAACTATGGCAATAAAACCGGGAATCCGCACGCTGATTGGGTGGTGCTGTCAGTCACTCAGTGGGGAAGCCCCGCCCCCGGGGGGCTCTTAAAGGGGCAACGGCGATGAGTAAAGTGGGgcccactgggggggggggtgtgtgtgcagctctgctccccatccGCGGCGGTACAGGCGGCGACAGTCACACCCcgggaggatggggggggggacaccacaacccccccccccaaaaaatcctcAACCAGCCCCCACAGGtgacaccccaaaacccacctggacaccctaaaaaaaatgacacacccccccccccccggctacCGCGTCACACCAACCCTGGGGTTCCCCGTGGGGGCTGTAGGTCACAGCCGgtggccctgggggggggtgtcagtgTCCCCACGGGGGGGTTGTAGCCGCTGcgggggagggggtggtggtgtccATGGAGAGGTCAGGTCTGGTGGCGTCACAGTCGGTGTCACTGTCGGTGTCCCTGGGGGCGGTTACAGTCGGTGTCCCCAAGAGGGTGACGACTGTCGCACATGGGGTGGTCGGTGCCGGTGTCCCCGGGGGTGTCACAGTCGGTGTCCCCAGAGAGGGGACAATTGGTGTCCCCGGCACTGTCACCGTCAGCATCCCCAGGGGGGTGACAATCGGTGTCCCCGGGGGTGTCACAGCCGTTGTCCCCAAAGAGGTGACAGTCGGTGGCCATGGAGAGGCCGGTTCCGGTGTCCCCGGGGGGGTGACAGTCGGCGGACACGGTCCTGGTGTCCCCAGGGTTGTCCCAGCTGTCGTCCCCGGGGGGGTCCCACCCGTCGTCCCCGGGGGGTTCCGCTCCCCACCACCAGAGCTGCAGGCGATTGTCCCCGCCGGGGGGTGGCCCGTCCTCGCCCGTCCCCTCCTCGTCACTGTCCCACGGCGCCGGGAACAGCCGCTGCCCCGAGGCGGTGGCCAACAACGGGAGCCCGGGGTGTaggctggggggggacgggacacacACGGACAACGATGACACCAACAACGGGCGGCTGGGtgacaccccacccccacccaaCGGCACCCTGGGGACacgggtgggggtggggtgggggtgggcgTTACCTGGTGCCGTTGACGCAGTCGCGGAGGGCGCGGAAGCGCAGGTGGGGGGTCAGCAGCGGGGGGTCCCCCGGTACCGGGGGGGTCAGGGTGTCCCAGACGGTGACGAAACCGTCGGTGTCACCGCTCACCAGGAACCGCCctgtcctggggggggggtgggggtggggggtgtgtgtgtcacCGGGAGAGCCCGGCagcccctcccccacccccacccccaccccaaaaggGGTCACTCACGGGTCAAGGTCAAAGGTCACGCGCTGGTTGGTGCCCACGCGCCGCTCCAGGCCCAGCAGGGGGCGCTCGGGGCTGCGCAGGTCCCAGCACAGGATGTGACGGTCCTGCAGGGGGCGGGGCCACTGGAGGACACGCCCCCTCCAGCCCGCCAAGCCCCGCCCACACCCGCCCCGTCAagcccctcccctgccccaagGCCCCGCCCACCATTCCCGTGACCACGCCCCAACCCTCAGGCCACGCCCACTGAGAGGGATGAAACCAcaccccccctcagcccccctaAGCCCCGCCCACCGCCTGGTGGCCACGCCCAATCCACAAGGCCACGCCCCCTTTCTGTAGGCCCCGCCCACCTTGCGCCCCCCCGCGTAGAGGCGGTTCCCGTCGGGGCTGAAGCGGAGGTGggtgggggcggcggggaggcggggCCAGAGCGCCAAGGCCCCGCCCCCTTCCAGGGGGTACAGCCCCAGGCTCCGCCCATAGGAGCCGCAGGCGAACACCGGTTGGGTGGGGCTGAAGGCCAGGCAGCCAATCAGGCCCGGCTGGCCCTGCCCACCTtctgcagggaggggaagagggcgTGGCATCAGGCCACGCCCCTCAGGCCACACCACGCCCCTTTACCCTCAAGCTCCGCCTCCCACTGACCACACTCCTTTAGCCCCACCCCCTTTAGCCCCGCCCCTTCAGACCCAAGCCCCACCTTTAGCCCCGCCCCCTTAGCCCCACCCCCTTAGCCCCGCCCCTTCTCCACTCCCACCACCCACCTCATCCCACAGGCCACCCCCgaagccccgccccctcccaggccacgccccctcccaGTCTCCACCCAatccctgcctctcccagaCCACGCCCCTTTTCAGACCCAGACCACGCCCCTTTCCAGGCCACTCCCACCTCCCAGGCCCCAACCATCCCAGACCCTTCCCCCTTTAGGCCCCGCCCCATTAGGCCCCGCCCCCTCAGACCAAGCCACACCCCTTTACCCCACCCTCCTTTAGCCCCGCCCCTTCTCCCACCACC
This region of Balearica regulorum gibbericeps isolate bBalReg1 unplaced genomic scaffold, bBalReg1.pri scaffold_86_arrow_ctg1, whole genome shotgun sequence genomic DNA includes:
- the AP4M1 gene encoding AP-4 complex subunit mu-1 isoform X2, with amino-acid sequence MLSQIFILSSKGDRLIHKDFRGETHGAGTDLADVFYRRITSLLGDQAPVFMAHEGRHFVHVRHAGLYFVATATPDASPFALVEFLNRLVTLLRDFCGPLSEKNVGLNFGLVYELLEEMVDYGYIQTTAPEVLRNLVHSEPVATKPFSLLDLGSIGLFGAETQQSRVAPSSAASRPVLPPRGGEQSARNEIFVDVVERLTVVIAANGTPMKVDVQGEIRLKCYLPGSVELRIGLTEEFCVGKSELRGYGTAVRVDECAFHSSVKLDEFESGRVLKVTPNQGELTLMQYQLADDIPAPLPFRLFPSVEQDPPGRLRLYLKLRCDLPPKSQALNVRLQLPVPKGVSSLAQELSSPEQTAELQPSLTHNMTRDTVQHSLT
- the SNAPC2 gene encoding snRNA-activating protein complex subunit 2; the encoded protein is SLRCHLQVLTVAATEPLNLLRSVPPRPAATDEAGETLAGGGHPATPRFSPRPDVPEGFAVDFQKVYEYLAQLCRGAKGPALPPGESAVVLALLSSLPPELSALDRVALRSHFRGVYGALTAPRFPETDPPSTPSQPGTPESGWRGIGLCPLNLFLVPLRLLGRAEASGGTGTPSPRGGTPRPRAGGEAQFPVPDRVISGSR
- the WRAP53 gene encoding telomerase Cajal body protein 1 — its product is MAAPMVEAPQGAPPPLGTTHDAEEPDALEFPPYELGRPPRPVWGARDEFAHRPHNFLRGCKWAPDGSCVLTCSDDNTLRIFDLPSPTPGPPLGPPLPQLAPALRVPEGDTVYDFAWFPLMDSTQPHTCLVASSSRDNPVHLWDAFDGTLRGSFRAYSHLEELVAPHSLAFAPDGSRLLGGFDGAVRLFPTQRPGRHCQERGLRQGGQGQPGLIGCLAFSPTQPVFACGSYGRSLGLYPLEGGGALALWPRLPAAPTHLRFSPDGNRLYAGGRKDRHILCWDLRSPERPLLGLERRVGTNQRVTFDLDPTGRFLVSGDTDGFVTVWDTLTPPVPGDPPLLTPHLRFRALRDCVNGTSLHPGLPLLATASGQRLFPAPWDSDEEGTGEDGPPPGGDNRLQLWWWGAEPPGDDGWDPPGDDSWDNPGDTRTVSADCHPPGDTGTGLSMATDCHLFGDNGCDTPGDTDCHPPGDADGDSAGDTNCPLSGDTDCDTPGDTGTDHPMCDSRHPLGDTDCNRPQGHRQ
- the AP4M1 gene encoding AP-4 complex subunit mu-1 isoform X1, with translation MLSQIFILSSKGDRLIHKDFRGETHGAGTDLADVFYRRITSLLGDQAPVFMAHEGRHFVHVRHAGLYFVATATPDASPFALVEFLNRLVTLLRDFCGPLSEKNVGLNFGLVYELLEEMVDYGYIQTTAPEVLRNLVHSEPVATKPFSLLDLGSIGLFGAETQQSRVAPSSAASRPVLPPRGGEQSARNEIFVDVVERLTVVIAANGTPMKVDVQGEIRLKCYLPGSVELRIGLTEEFCVGKSELRGYGTAVRVDECAFHSSVKLDEFESGRVLKVTPNQGELTLMQYQLADDIPAPLPFRLFPSVEQDPPGRLRLYLKLRCDLPPKSQALNVRLQLPVPKGVSSLAQELSSPEQTAELQPGTKSIRWTIPRCQGGSQLSALFKLEVPGLSRASLLELGPANLTFELPTRTCSGLHVRFVRLAGSTPGPPQRWVRYLTHSDSYVLRL